The Thermus brockianus genome window below encodes:
- a CDS encoding response regulator, whose amino-acid sequence MAADYPGVLLLSRNEALRAYVEMALLGTDIPLRYFDLAREGLFWLLDHTPRAILLDEDLDLDAFAVAARIRHVKRLKEVPVAVLISPSEKQRTTAEVVRVVPLEKPLSREKLLRFLRLSPEQGEVG is encoded by the coding sequence GTGGCGGCGGACTATCCGGGTGTGCTCCTACTAAGCCGCAACGAGGCCCTGCGGGCTTACGTGGAGATGGCCCTTTTGGGAACGGATATCCCGCTGCGCTACTTTGACTTGGCCCGGGAAGGCCTCTTTTGGCTTCTGGACCACACCCCGAGGGCTATCCTCCTGGACGAGGACCTGGACCTGGACGCCTTTGCCGTGGCCGCCCGCATCCGCCACGTCAAACGCCTCAAGGAGGTGCCCGTGGCCGTTCTCATCTCCCCCTCGGAGAAACAGAGGACCACGGCCGAGGTGGTTCGGGTGGTGCCCCTGGAAAAGCCCCTTAGCCGGGAGAAGCTCCTCCGCTTCCTCCGGCTTTCCCCTGAGCAGGGGGAGGTTGGGTAA
- a CDS encoding transglycosylase domain-containing protein: protein MGVRVFRVLFLTLLGLLVGVSLALGYLAYAYTRQLPDLAQFERLRLTATSVLYARDGAPIAQIASVEEGRAIHRSLVRLEEVSPAAVAAIVFSEDRRFFQHYGVDFVRLLGALYAIARGDLQGGSTITTQVIKNTLLKELAQARSLERKFKEWALALELERRYTKEEILEMYLNIIPWGGNAVGIKGAAEAYFGKDPAALTLAEGLYLASLIPAPNARYADLPGVRQRMRFLLDQMVAEGWVSPEVAEASWREPLVPKGWQARYDGEGNLLEAKLVDPEARLVRQLDFRMAPYFVLEVRRFLEARFGREKVYGEGGLKVYTTLDPAMQRAAERAAEEARLPEGADLAIVGLDPETGEVLAMVGGIRREEDEYNRATRALRNPGSAVKPFVYATAFEEGFTQATLVPDRPLEFPDPSQPQGVWRPKNFSGTFLNREITVRYALDLSLNLPAIYTANAIGVEKVARKLSEAGFAVRYPTLAIAIGGASITPVDLAAAYAAFANGGYRVTPLYVLRVEDAKGTVLYQASPERRRLFSPEAAYQGWDLLKGYVYDLGERGLAKGARIPGRVVGGKTGTTNEARDLWFAGVTRGLSAVVWVGRDDNKPLRMGGREPSSSVVNPPIWRAFVAEALRGRPGGDIPPPSGLVQARVDLVSGKPAPEGVAMWFPEGRVPLPPVEPPTEATPPPPSEPQPQAAPEAPPTPPLEEPHGTSP from the coding sequence GTGGGCGTGCGGGTGTTCCGCGTGCTCTTCCTGACGCTTCTAGGGCTCCTGGTGGGGGTGTCCCTCGCCCTGGGTTACCTGGCCTACGCCTACACCCGCCAGCTCCCGGACCTTGCCCAGTTTGAGCGGCTCCGCCTCACCGCCACCTCGGTGCTCTATGCCCGGGATGGCGCGCCCATAGCCCAAATCGCCAGCGTGGAGGAGGGGCGGGCCATCCACCGGAGCCTGGTCCGCCTAGAAGAGGTATCGCCGGCGGCGGTGGCGGCCATCGTGTTTTCCGAGGACCGCCGGTTTTTCCAGCACTATGGGGTGGACTTCGTGCGCCTTCTGGGGGCGCTTTACGCCATCGCCCGGGGGGACCTGCAGGGGGGGAGCACCATCACCACCCAGGTCATCAAGAACACCCTTCTTAAGGAGCTGGCCCAGGCCCGTTCCCTGGAGCGCAAGTTCAAGGAGTGGGCCTTGGCCTTAGAGCTGGAGCGGCGTTACACCAAGGAAGAGATATTGGAAATGTATCTAAACATCATCCCCTGGGGGGGGAACGCCGTGGGGATTAAAGGGGCGGCGGAGGCCTACTTCGGCAAGGATCCCGCCGCCTTGACGCTGGCGGAGGGGCTTTACCTGGCCTCCCTCATCCCCGCCCCTAACGCCCGCTACGCCGACCTTCCGGGGGTGCGCCAGCGCATGCGCTTCCTCCTGGACCAGATGGTGGCCGAGGGGTGGGTGAGCCCTGAGGTGGCCGAGGCCAGCTGGCGGGAACCCTTGGTGCCCAAGGGGTGGCAGGCCCGCTACGATGGCGAGGGAAACCTCTTGGAGGCCAAACTCGTGGACCCCGAGGCCCGGCTGGTGCGCCAGCTGGACTTCCGCATGGCCCCCTACTTCGTTTTGGAGGTGCGGCGCTTCCTCGAGGCCCGCTTCGGCCGGGAAAAGGTGTATGGGGAAGGGGGGCTCAAGGTCTACACCACCCTGGACCCCGCCATGCAACGGGCGGCGGAACGGGCGGCAGAGGAGGCCCGCCTGCCCGAGGGGGCGGACCTGGCCATCGTGGGCCTGGACCCGGAAACGGGGGAGGTCTTGGCCATGGTGGGGGGCATAAGGCGGGAAGAGGACGAGTACAACCGGGCCACCCGGGCCCTAAGGAACCCGGGAAGCGCGGTCAAGCCCTTTGTCTACGCCACCGCCTTTGAGGAGGGGTTCACCCAGGCCACCTTGGTGCCCGACCGCCCCCTGGAGTTTCCCGACCCCAGCCAGCCCCAAGGGGTGTGGCGGCCCAAGAACTTCTCGGGGACCTTCCTCAACCGGGAGATTACCGTGCGCTACGCCTTGGACCTCTCCTTGAACCTTCCCGCCATCTACACCGCCAACGCCATCGGGGTGGAGAAGGTGGCGAGGAAGCTTTCCGAGGCGGGGTTTGCCGTGCGTTACCCCACCTTGGCCATCGCCATTGGCGGGGCCTCCATCACCCCGGTGGACCTGGCTGCCGCCTACGCCGCCTTTGCCAACGGGGGCTACCGGGTCACGCCCCTTTACGTCCTAAGGGTGGAGGACGCCAAGGGGACGGTTCTCTACCAGGCGAGCCCCGAACGGCGCCGGCTTTTTAGCCCCGAGGCCGCTTACCAGGGCTGGGACCTCCTGAAGGGCTACGTGTACGATCTGGGGGAGCGGGGCCTGGCCAAGGGGGCCCGCATCCCGGGCCGGGTGGTGGGGGGGAAGACGGGCACCACCAACGAGGCCCGGGACCTCTGGTTCGCCGGGGTGACCCGGGGGCTTTCCGCCGTGGTCTGGGTGGGCCGGGACGACAACAAGCCCTTGCGCATGGGGGGGCGGGAGCCCTCCAGCTCCGTGGTCAACCCGCCCATCTGGCGGGCTTTCGTGGCGGAGGCCTTAAGGGGCCGCCCGGGAGGGGACATCCCCCCGCCTTCTGGGCTTGTGCAGGCCCGGGTGGACCTGGTTTCGGGCAAGCCCGCGCCGGAGGGCGTGGCCATGTGGTTTCCTGAGGGCCGGGTGCCCCTTCCTCCGGTAGAACCCCCTACCGAGGCCACCCCGCCCCCTCCTTCCGAGCCGCAACCCCAAGCGGCCCCGGAGGCCCCGCCCACCCCACCCTTGGAGGAACCCCATGGAACCTCGCCCTGA
- a CDS encoding RNA methyltransferase, which translates to MEPRPDLSHIRIVLVEPQEPMNVGAVARAMRNFGLSRLYVVNPHPRVGPPWAREAYWVAVHAEGILDGAVVTGSLLQALEGTRFVVATTGRPRELYPAPVVPAWEVPRHVLSVEGEVALVFGRETFGLTNEELDLAHLIGTIPTAPEQPSLNLAQAVVVFAYELYKGALANGEGEREELASTEALEALFADLGRYILEIGFTDPHRHPYAMRRLRRILHKARLSPGEAQLLRGLLHQSRYAMGKKDG; encoded by the coding sequence ATGGAACCTCGCCCTGACCTGAGCCACATCCGCATCGTCTTGGTGGAGCCGCAGGAGCCCATGAACGTGGGGGCCGTGGCCCGGGCCATGCGCAACTTCGGCCTTTCCCGGCTTTACGTGGTCAACCCCCATCCCCGGGTGGGCCCGCCCTGGGCCCGGGAGGCCTATTGGGTGGCGGTGCACGCCGAGGGGATTCTGGACGGTGCCGTGGTGACGGGAAGCCTTTTGCAGGCCCTCGAGGGCACCCGGTTCGTGGTGGCCACCACGGGCCGGCCCCGGGAGCTTTACCCCGCCCCCGTGGTACCTGCTTGGGAGGTGCCCCGCCACGTCCTTTCCGTGGAGGGGGAGGTGGCCTTGGTCTTTGGCCGGGAAACCTTTGGCCTCACCAACGAAGAGCTGGACCTGGCCCACCTCATCGGCACCATTCCCACCGCCCCCGAGCAGCCCTCCTTGAACCTGGCCCAGGCGGTGGTGGTCTTCGCCTACGAGCTGTACAAGGGGGCTTTGGCCAACGGGGAGGGGGAAAGGGAAGAACTCGCTTCCACGGAGGCCCTGGAGGCCCTCTTCGCCGATCTCGGAAGGTACATCTTGGAGATCGGCTTCACCGACCCCCACCGCCACCCCTACGCCATGCGCCGCCTGCGCCGCATCCTGCATAAGGCACGGCTTTCCCCGGGGGAGGCGCAACTTTTGAGGGGGCTTCTCCACCAGAGCCGTTACGCCATGGGGAAGAAGGATGGCTAG